The Sphingobacterium bambusae genome includes a window with the following:
- a CDS encoding SusC/RagA family TonB-linked outer membrane protein, translated as MKPRRRFLVLVLAGLLFSIWQPAVGQQRLSLQDAIKQIEQRFDANLSYEHNLLQGKFTNTEALKGTKLEEVLKKVLYPNQLVFLYVDEKSFSIVKRSERDVETTPQAQPATTPDVTDRLSGAVRSASGKPIPFASIWVKDTRKGGKSDDNGRFFVYDIKPSDVIIVTALGYKDASIVAGNRTELSIIMEEEENVLEEVVISTGYQKISKERATGSASVITRKELEKIPSPNLIQRMEALAPGVQVTVGSGDRSFNYNNNQLSLNSTTRTVGQNDYSLTVRGVGSISSETEKSPLVVIDGAISTMDLATLNPNDVESITILKDAAAASIYGVRAANGVIVVNTRRGSVNGVPRINFSVNTAFSGRPDLGYLKRMNSAELIDYQEELVAKNVLNNNNIATNLYAYATYYPGAVAAAAIQLKNGTITQAAYDALVNPFKEIDNTAQMQTYLFQPMNNQQYNISISNGTENNNYFYSASYANENPYSKGDNGKRLTLNMNNSWKIFKIATLSTSIKGSFLRHQNNSLGLSVFTANSTTLLPYQLLADEQGGGIYYDRMNPDFVTGLGSAYRDWRYNYLQELALNDNVVKNNNYLATINLEVPIFKGLKGNVMYANERTFGDNRLYYDEDSYYNRNLLNQFTPIGASGNEMGITRGGIYSIINTNVNNYTVRGQLSYDGTINQKHEITAIAGSEIRQTELGQGSSTMYGYNKETGFNTTVSYYSNAYTNIGGYLSGLGGAPQQGDRRRRFLSYFGNGAYTYSGKYTVSGSVRYDDYNNFGLDRSFRATPLWSSGLKWNVGKEEFLKEQAWLNQSSVRATYGVNGNISQDARPFTYIALNESRDLANLPSADIISLANPQLRWEKTYVTNFGLDFGMLDSRLFGSVDLYYKDGRDLLYTFPIASPYAGSINSGLLQRNTATMTGRGLDVGLTGVLLRKTDWQMDLTANFSYNTNEITDNRFDPADIAPYTYSYTPIGISYLQGYPSDNVFVFRNAGLDERGLTQVYNKNDEIVAVNQMLTGVEDLKYAGRRVAPYFGSVRANLRYKQWSVFALFTYQFGSVFMKPSIESYMTPSRGMTIPKFDLSADIADRWREAGDEDITNIPAVTADIYGQYSLQRYTYSDINVLKGDYIRLREISLSYALPKSLLNRLKVEQVSLSGSVRNLGLVWTANKEGYDPDFVNYVGKSSNLRPVPSYNFGLNINF; from the coding sequence ATGAAACCAAGACGCAGGTTTCTCGTGTTGGTGCTCGCTGGATTGCTATTCAGCATTTGGCAGCCTGCTGTTGGGCAGCAGCGTTTGTCATTGCAAGATGCGATCAAACAGATCGAGCAACGCTTTGATGCCAACCTAAGCTATGAACACAACCTATTGCAAGGTAAGTTTACCAATACGGAAGCACTAAAAGGAACTAAGCTGGAGGAGGTACTCAAGAAAGTCCTTTATCCAAATCAGCTTGTGTTTCTCTATGTCGACGAAAAATCCTTTTCTATTGTAAAACGCAGCGAGCGAGATGTGGAAACAACGCCACAAGCACAGCCTGCGACAACTCCCGATGTAACAGATCGGCTGTCTGGCGCCGTGCGCTCGGCTAGCGGAAAACCTATTCCTTTTGCAAGCATTTGGGTGAAAGATACACGTAAGGGCGGTAAGAGTGATGACAACGGTCGGTTTTTCGTTTACGATATAAAGCCTTCTGATGTTATTATTGTTACGGCTTTGGGCTATAAGGATGCCAGCATAGTTGCTGGAAACAGAACGGAGCTTTCCATCATTATGGAAGAAGAAGAAAATGTATTGGAGGAAGTTGTTATCTCTACCGGTTATCAAAAAATATCAAAGGAACGTGCTACCGGTTCAGCATCCGTCATTACAAGAAAAGAATTGGAAAAAATCCCTTCGCCAAACCTTATTCAGCGTATGGAAGCACTCGCTCCCGGCGTTCAGGTGACTGTAGGTTCTGGCGACCGTAGCTTTAACTACAACAATAACCAGCTCTCGTTGAATTCTACGACCCGCACGGTAGGACAGAATGACTACAGCCTTACGGTTCGTGGGGTCGGATCTATTTCCTCGGAGACCGAAAAATCGCCGCTTGTGGTGATTGACGGAGCTATTTCAACCATGGATCTTGCCACACTCAACCCGAACGACGTGGAGAGCATAACCATTCTAAAGGATGCTGCGGCAGCATCCATCTATGGTGTGCGTGCAGCAAATGGGGTGATCGTAGTAAACACAAGACGAGGATCAGTGAATGGCGTGCCCCGCATTAATTTTTCGGTGAATACTGCGTTTTCTGGTCGTCCGGATTTGGGATACCTCAAACGCATGAACAGCGCAGAACTGATCGACTACCAAGAAGAGCTTGTTGCCAAAAATGTGTTGAACAACAATAATATCGCAACGAATTTATACGCCTACGCGACCTACTATCCCGGTGCGGTGGCCGCAGCGGCTATTCAGTTGAAGAACGGTACAATCACCCAAGCTGCGTATGATGCCTTGGTCAATCCCTTCAAGGAGATTGATAATACAGCGCAAATGCAAACCTACCTGTTCCAACCGATGAACAATCAGCAGTACAATATATCGATCAGCAACGGAACGGAAAATAATAACTACTTCTATTCGGCTTCCTATGCCAACGAAAATCCCTACAGCAAAGGAGATAACGGAAAACGATTGACGTTGAACATGAATAACAGCTGGAAGATATTTAAGATTGCAACCCTATCCACCAGTATCAAAGGAAGCTTTCTTCGTCACCAGAATAATAGTCTTGGCCTAAGTGTCTTCACGGCAAATTCAACTACCTTGTTGCCCTACCAGCTCTTGGCGGACGAACAGGGCGGCGGTATATATTACGATCGCATGAATCCAGATTTTGTTACTGGCCTTGGATCTGCGTACAGAGATTGGCGCTATAATTATCTGCAGGAATTGGCGCTCAATGACAACGTCGTGAAAAACAATAATTACTTGGCAACGATAAACTTGGAGGTGCCCATTTTTAAGGGACTGAAAGGAAATGTCATGTACGCCAATGAACGTACTTTTGGTGATAACCGCCTTTATTATGATGAAGATTCATATTACAATAGGAACCTGCTGAATCAGTTTACGCCGATCGGTGCAAGCGGGAACGAAATGGGAATTACCCGAGGCGGTATTTACAGCATCATCAACACGAATGTCAATAACTATACCGTGCGCGGACAATTGAGCTATGATGGCACCATCAACCAAAAGCATGAGATTACCGCCATCGCTGGTTCGGAAATTAGACAGACCGAGTTAGGGCAGGGCAGCAGCACGATGTACGGCTACAATAAGGAAACTGGCTTTAACACAACGGTCAGCTACTATAGTAATGCCTATACAAATATCGGCGGTTATCTTTCCGGCTTGGGCGGAGCTCCGCAACAAGGAGATCGCCGTCGTCGCTTCCTCTCTTACTTTGGAAATGGGGCATATACCTACAGCGGCAAGTACACGGTCTCTGGAAGTGTTCGGTATGATGATTACAACAATTTTGGTTTGGATCGTAGCTTCCGGGCTACGCCGCTATGGTCTTCAGGTCTGAAGTGGAATGTCGGCAAGGAAGAGTTTTTAAAGGAGCAGGCTTGGCTAAACCAATCGAGTGTTCGTGCTACCTACGGAGTGAACGGTAATATTTCGCAGGATGCTCGCCCGTTTACCTACATTGCGTTGAATGAATCTCGTGACCTAGCAAATCTGCCGTCCGCTGATATTATTTCGCTTGCCAATCCGCAGCTACGCTGGGAGAAAACCTATGTAACGAACTTTGGTCTTGATTTTGGTATGCTGGATAGTCGCTTGTTCGGATCTGTGGATTTGTACTATAAAGACGGTCGCGACCTGTTGTACACTTTCCCTATTGCATCACCTTATGCAGGATCCATCAATAGTGGCTTGTTACAGCGTAACACAGCCACGATGACCGGTAGAGGACTGGATGTTGGGTTAACAGGTGTTCTGTTACGCAAAACAGATTGGCAAATGGATCTTACGGCCAATTTCTCTTATAATACCAATGAGATTACTGACAACCGCTTCGATCCAGCGGATATTGCACCCTATACATATTCCTATACGCCGATCGGCATTAGCTACTTGCAGGGGTATCCCAGCGATAATGTGTTCGTGTTCCGGAATGCTGGCCTTGATGAAAGAGGTCTGACCCAAGTGTACAATAAGAATGACGAGATCGTTGCCGTCAACCAAATGTTGACGGGCGTGGAAGATTTGAAATATGCCGGACGCCGCGTAGCACCTTATTTTGGTAGCGTGCGTGCTAACTTGCGTTACAAACAGTGGTCAGTGTTCGCCTTGTTCACCTATCAGTTTGGCAGCGTATTCATGAAGCCTAGTATTGAAAGCTACATGACGCCAAGTCGCGGAATGACCATTCCTAAGTTTGACCTCAGTGCCGATATTGCAGATAGATGGCGCGAAGCGGGAGATGAGGATATTACAAATATCCCGGCGGTTACTGCTGATATCTATGGACAGTATAGTCTACAGCGGTATACGTATTCCGATATCAATGTGCTTAAGGGAGATTATATCCGCCTTCGCGAGATTTCCCTGAGCTATGCACTTCCGAAATCACTGCTAAATCGGCTGAAAGTAGAACAAGTGTCGCTATCGGGGTCGGTACGCAATCTCGGCTTGGTCTGGACGGCCAACAAGGAGGGATATGATCCCGATTTCGTCAACTACGTGGGCAAATCATCCAATCTTCGGCCAGTACCTTCATACAATTTTGGATTAAACATTAACTTTTAA
- a CDS encoding RagB/SusD family nutrient uptake outer membrane protein, whose translation MKSLYRATLAALSLFVLGSCEKYVDIKTQGQLVPGTMENYRYLLNSTTNWESAPAISDMASDDLEILDGSAQQQSLANNDYYGYYKRAYQWDDVIYPIENQYYKDDNWTRMYHSIAYANTVIAEVPNASDGTAQEKAALIAEAKIHRASAYLMLVNTYAKPYNQGSASTDLGVPLVLEPTTEQSLERGTVQRAYETILADIEAALPALPTTQEYATLPSKASAYGLLARTYLYMNRYTEAATAADQALAINSQLIDLTSIAELTATSYPQRFFNPEILLSKVPVNGISAYTPTAFRLSADLEALFNDSDQRYNLFTVPGDIISSWDVYEGRYYYLDYIMDEGRNVGPTVPEMLLIKAEAEARNNQPAAAMTLVNQLRASRILPSGQVNLTASSANDALLKVVQERRREFMFRMLRWWDMRRLKDDPLFQKTYTRTVGGQTFTLAPNSNRYVFRIPQYEINLSPEIEQNP comes from the coding sequence ATGAAATCATTATATAGGGCAACTCTTGCGGCGTTATCTTTATTCGTTTTGGGCAGTTGCGAGAAATATGTCGATATAAAAACGCAAGGACAACTGGTACCCGGAACCATGGAGAACTACCGGTACTTGCTGAATAGCACAACAAATTGGGAGTCGGCACCGGCCATCTCCGATATGGCTTCCGATGATCTAGAGATTTTGGATGGCTCTGCGCAGCAGCAGTCTTTGGCCAATAACGACTACTACGGTTACTATAAACGTGCGTACCAATGGGACGATGTGATTTATCCCATCGAAAATCAATATTACAAAGACGATAACTGGACCCGCATGTACCATAGTATTGCCTATGCCAATACCGTAATTGCGGAAGTGCCCAATGCAAGTGATGGTACAGCGCAGGAGAAAGCGGCATTGATAGCTGAAGCGAAGATACACCGTGCATCGGCCTACCTCATGTTGGTGAATACCTATGCCAAGCCCTACAATCAGGGAAGCGCGAGTACTGACCTCGGCGTGCCTTTGGTTTTGGAGCCCACGACCGAGCAGTCCTTGGAGAGAGGGACGGTGCAGCGTGCTTACGAAACCATATTGGCTGATATCGAGGCTGCGTTGCCCGCTTTGCCTACAACACAGGAGTATGCCACATTACCTTCCAAGGCTTCGGCCTATGGGCTGTTAGCACGGACATATTTATATATGAACCGCTATACAGAGGCTGCGACCGCGGCTGATCAGGCGCTAGCGATCAATAGCCAACTGATCGACTTGACCAGTATAGCAGAGCTCACGGCAACAAGCTATCCGCAACGTTTTTTCAATCCGGAAATTCTCCTGTCGAAAGTCCCCGTCAATGGGATATCGGCCTACACACCGACCGCTTTTCGATTAAGTGCGGATTTAGAGGCGCTATTTAATGACAGCGACCAGCGATATAACCTTTTTACGGTTCCGGGTGACATTATTTCTTCTTGGGATGTCTACGAAGGTCGTTACTATTACTTGGATTACATCATGGATGAAGGCCGGAACGTAGGGCCGACGGTACCCGAAATGCTGTTGATAAAGGCCGAAGCGGAAGCTCGTAACAATCAGCCTGCAGCGGCAATGACTTTGGTTAACCAATTGCGTGCAAGCCGGATACTTCCATCGGGTCAGGTTAACCTCACGGCGAGTAGTGCCAATGATGCGTTGCTAAAAGTGGTGCAGGAACGCCGTCGCGAGTTTATGTTTCGTATGCTTCGTTGGTGGGATATGCGCCGGTTAAAAGATGATCCGTTATTCCAAAAAACATATACAAGGACTGTGGGCGGGCAAACATTCACTTTAGCGCCAAATAGCAACCGTTACGTGTTTCGCATTCCACAGTATGAGATCAACTTGAGTCCAGAAATTGAACAAAATCCATAA
- a CDS encoding peroxiredoxin family protein: MKRTWNTLAVALLISGSAMAQQKELFTVIPQFPKERDTVQLVYDARTTVLKDAPAISATLTGFQDFKWMQDQLKFTKTDSLWRATYVLPPNLGLMNLVFQSDSLTDNGGEQTYSYILTANDGRQVSGGMLGWGMLRTPNIVKGVPYVVDTASYKTDEILLMWAKYELQYHPENRFRVLYAAASALKHMNTEESLGKLQKELETLQQIPNLREEDLVEIFRVYKELLQDTVKSSELEAQIRQQFPNGQYVNDQQRLADFKRIQEAKTDDERRNAATTFIDKHPYKESEAAFNDANRISYISAYWIISVYTSMQKDLAAYTKYISQAAPYESLSNVIYRSLDVPYISQKSMGAAEILPYARVVMDRLNYYKDNFQGDKYASLYYINAPLFAKILVDNKLFDEAFVYAAAAQSNASYENADLNDTYVRSLEGQGKDKELLMALEKSYSLNQSSTYMLDLMKSLYVARNKSEKDYNSYLASLKNADKGKELKEKVQKLLIDKEIADFELLDQYGNKVKLSEQKGKVVVLDFWASWCAPCKGAFPGMKLAVEHFKNDPNVAFFFIDTQEKKDMKEYVTNYMKENDYPFTVLLDSDNKVSKASGVGPIPHKMVVGPNGKLRFSEVGYMGSTSELADEIIEMVNVLKAEK, encoded by the coding sequence ATGAAGAGAACATGGAACACATTAGCGGTAGCACTGTTGATCAGTGGTAGTGCTATGGCACAGCAGAAAGAACTTTTTACGGTCATTCCGCAGTTCCCGAAAGAGCGCGACACCGTCCAGTTGGTATACGATGCGCGCACAACGGTATTGAAGGATGCCCCGGCAATATCGGCCACATTAACGGGATTCCAAGATTTTAAGTGGATGCAAGATCAACTGAAGTTTACGAAAACAGATTCGCTATGGCGTGCAACTTATGTATTGCCGCCGAACTTAGGATTGATGAATCTTGTTTTTCAGTCGGATTCGTTAACGGACAATGGCGGCGAGCAAACTTATTCTTACATTCTCACAGCCAACGATGGCCGTCAGGTTTCTGGAGGAATGCTTGGCTGGGGGATGTTACGTACACCTAATATCGTAAAAGGTGTGCCCTATGTTGTCGACACCGCATCGTATAAAACAGACGAAATTTTATTGATGTGGGCAAAATATGAATTGCAGTACCATCCAGAGAATAGATTTCGCGTACTCTATGCGGCAGCCAGCGCGCTCAAGCATATGAATACCGAGGAATCATTAGGGAAATTGCAAAAAGAACTGGAAACCTTGCAACAGATTCCGAATTTGCGCGAGGAAGATCTTGTTGAAATCTTTCGCGTCTACAAGGAGCTGCTGCAGGATACGGTAAAATCAAGCGAACTTGAAGCACAAATTCGCCAACAGTTTCCTAACGGGCAATATGTGAACGATCAACAGCGCTTGGCTGATTTCAAACGTATTCAAGAGGCAAAGACCGATGATGAACGTCGCAACGCCGCTACAACATTTATCGATAAACATCCCTATAAGGAATCGGAGGCCGCATTCAACGATGCCAATCGCATCAGTTATATCAGTGCCTACTGGATTATCTCGGTGTACACCAGCATGCAGAAGGATTTAGCAGCCTATACAAAATATATTTCGCAGGCAGCGCCTTATGAATCGCTTTCCAATGTCATCTATCGATCATTAGATGTTCCTTACATTTCCCAAAAGAGCATGGGAGCCGCGGAGATTTTACCCTATGCGCGTGTCGTGATGGATCGTTTGAATTATTATAAAGACAATTTTCAAGGCGATAAATACGCGAGCTTGTATTATATCAACGCGCCGCTCTTCGCCAAAATATTGGTCGACAATAAGCTTTTTGATGAGGCTTTTGTGTATGCCGCAGCAGCACAGAGCAACGCGAGCTACGAAAATGCAGACTTGAACGACACCTACGTACGTTCACTGGAAGGGCAGGGCAAGGACAAAGAGCTGTTAATGGCCTTGGAAAAAAGCTATTCGTTAAATCAGAGTTCCACGTATATGCTGGATCTGATGAAAAGCCTGTATGTTGCACGCAACAAATCAGAAAAAGACTATAACAGCTACCTCGCTAGTTTGAAAAATGCGGACAAAGGCAAGGAGTTGAAAGAGAAAGTGCAGAAGCTCCTCATCGATAAAGAAATCGCGGACTTCGAGTTGTTGGATCAGTATGGTAACAAGGTGAAACTCTCGGAGCAGAAGGGAAAGGTGGTTGTGTTGGATTTTTGGGCTTCTTGGTGTGCACCATGTAAGGGTGCGTTTCCCGGAATGAAGCTCGCCGTAGAGCATTTTAAGAATGATCCAAATGTAGCCTTCTTTTTTATTGATACGCAAGAGAAGAAAGATATGAAGGAGTATGTGACCAACTACATGAAGGAAAATGATTATCCCTTTACGGTGTTGTTGGATTCCGATAATAAAGTGTCCAAGGCATCGGGCGTAGGTCCTATTCCCCACAAGATGGTAGTAGGACCAAATGGAAAACTTCGTTTCTCGGAAGTGGGTTATATGGGAAGCACTTCTGAGCTTGCCGATGAGATTATTGAAATGGTAAACGTGCTAAAAGCAGAGAAATAA
- a CDS encoding alpha/beta hydrolase — protein MSKSNKQCLLIGVFVLLVNMLSAQGFKSEEVIFQAKGDTISFGATITSPKEKGSYPAVVLVSGTGPQNRDCEMAGQPLFAQIATYLSARGYVVLRMDDRGVGKTTGNYMMATTADFAKDALQAVDYLKNYPNVDTKRIGLLGHSEGGAAISIAASQSKDVSFLVSLAGLATSGLESLFLQNESLVNNSPLTPVDRKRSNEINRLMFAVAYQYAESDSLENRLNETFNYWKEKDNIYFATLGIEHDHFRFPIWSYVQQAIGPWYRYFVRYNAQMVLSHVDVPILAINGDKDLFVDPVNLDCWKNYSKSGQEGRVTTKLLPNVNHLMQACKTCDVREYSTLGAMPDSTLVAIIDWLDTTNGITR, from the coding sequence ATGAGTAAAAGTAATAAACAGTGCTTGCTGATTGGGGTGTTTGTCCTCTTGGTCAACATGCTCTCCGCACAGGGGTTTAAAAGTGAAGAGGTCATCTTTCAAGCTAAAGGTGATACCATCAGCTTCGGTGCTACGATAACGAGCCCGAAGGAAAAGGGAAGTTATCCGGCCGTAGTGTTGGTTTCGGGTACTGGCCCTCAAAACCGGGATTGCGAAATGGCGGGACAGCCACTTTTTGCGCAGATCGCTACCTACCTCAGTGCGCGTGGCTATGTGGTCTTGCGAATGGATGATCGTGGTGTAGGCAAAACGACCGGCAATTACATGATGGCCACGACTGCAGACTTTGCAAAGGATGCACTACAGGCGGTGGATTATCTGAAAAACTATCCGAACGTCGATACTAAGCGTATTGGTTTGCTTGGTCATAGTGAAGGGGGAGCGGCAATTTCCATCGCTGCATCCCAATCCAAAGACGTTTCTTTTTTGGTTAGCCTCGCCGGATTGGCTACCAGCGGATTGGAATCGTTGTTCCTGCAGAACGAAAGTTTGGTGAACAATTCACCGCTCACCCCGGTCGATAGAAAGCGCTCCAACGAGATCAACCGTTTGATGTTTGCTGTCGCCTATCAATATGCCGAGTCGGATAGTTTGGAGAATAGACTTAACGAGACATTTAATTATTGGAAAGAAAAGGATAACATCTATTTTGCGACCTTGGGAATCGAGCATGATCACTTTCGTTTTCCAATTTGGTCTTACGTGCAGCAGGCTATTGGCCCTTGGTACCGCTACTTTGTACGTTACAATGCGCAGATGGTGTTGAGCCATGTTGATGTTCCTATTTTGGCTATTAACGGAGATAAGGATCTTTTTGTCGATCCGGTGAATCTGGATTGTTGGAAGAATTACAGCAAATCGGGGCAAGAAGGACGTGTGACGACGAAGTTGTTGCCCAACGTGAATCACCTTATGCAAGCCTGTAAAACTTGTGATGTACGTGAGTATAGCACTTTGGGAGCTATGCCGGATTCTACTTTGGTCGCGATCATTGATTGGTTGGATACAACAAATGGTATTACCAGATGA